The following proteins come from a genomic window of Shewanella halifaxensis HAW-EB4:
- the rarD gene encoding EamA family transporter RarD translates to MYSTTVNHASSSFKGNALAAFSFLLWGMLPLYYHFLPNANINELLAFRILFSVPFMLLVFLLMGRSIPSMAQLKADKKSVALCGLASLIMCVSWYSFTWAITHGQVLAASLGFFINPLFAIALGVLFLGDKLTAAQKMAVVLGGCGISYMVYSYGELPWLALSMGSFFALYGLCKKFIRFDSLTSVTLEALLLMPFAAIYLFWLWSSDQSVAISSALSGETSVLLLYIGSAPVTLMPLVFFALAIRATSLSMIGLMQYIEPSLHFLLAVVLFNEHFDQVKAVSFALIWTGLLLCSLEALPRLRHKFRASRHPS, encoded by the coding sequence ATGTACTCCACAACAGTAAACCACGCTTCATCTTCATTTAAGGGCAACGCACTCGCCGCCTTCTCATTCCTATTATGGGGCATGCTGCCGCTCTATTATCATTTTCTTCCTAATGCGAATATTAATGAATTATTGGCATTTAGGATCCTCTTCTCGGTCCCTTTTATGCTGCTGGTATTTCTGCTAATGGGGCGGAGCATACCGTCAATGGCACAGCTTAAAGCCGACAAAAAGTCAGTAGCACTCTGTGGACTGGCGTCGCTTATCATGTGTGTCTCTTGGTATAGCTTTACTTGGGCTATCACTCATGGACAAGTGCTAGCGGCCAGCTTAGGTTTTTTCATTAATCCACTGTTTGCCATTGCTTTAGGTGTACTGTTTCTTGGGGATAAATTAACGGCAGCACAAAAAATGGCTGTGGTATTGGGAGGCTGTGGCATCAGTTACATGGTCTATAGCTATGGAGAACTTCCATGGCTTGCACTCAGTATGGGCAGCTTTTTTGCGCTCTATGGCCTATGTAAAAAGTTTATCCGCTTCGACTCTCTTACCTCAGTGACATTAGAAGCGCTGCTACTGATGCCATTTGCCGCGATCTATTTATTCTGGTTGTGGAGCTCAGATCAAAGTGTAGCGATATCTTCAGCACTATCAGGAGAGACATCAGTATTACTACTCTATATCGGCTCTGCTCCAGTGACCTTAATGCCTTTAGTGTTCTTTGCGCTGGCTATCAGGGCCACCAGCTTGTCTATGATAGGGCTGATGCAATATATCGAGCCTAGCTTGCATTTCCTCTTGGCAGTTGTTTTATTTAATGAGCATTTTGATCAGGTTAAAGCGGTCAGTTTCGCCTTAATATGGACGGGACTACTGCTATGTTCGCTCGAAGCGCTTCCAAGACTAAGACACAAGTTTCGAGCGAGTCGACATCCAAGTTAA
- a CDS encoding endonuclease/exonuclease/phosphatase family protein translates to MKLLKTAAALAVSVALLTGCNDDDVKYVDHTEVKIATYNLSFDRNTFADLVAEMALTSAEQTALVSAYIEDREAMEPADKTTAEKVIQIRNVAAIIQKNRPDVLMMGEYNNDGTGEDLTALKDFQTNYLSVAQSLDGAGGEANLEPIEYPFAESYATNTGRLSGFDLNNDGYVATKEDVNSFDYANDAWGFGKYHGQYAFALMSKYEIDTKNTRTFQNFKWKDLEGATIPTITNCEDEKNPIPDGMICGEEWYTAEEWQQMTLSSKNHVDAPILVSTKDGIETIHILMSHPTPPVFDTGKNLVQNAAEVKFWHNYVTNAQDFYDDAGNTGALKEGAHFVIVGDQNLDAATGAGDGLTEVMAELHADPVVNQNVTNGDLYPTSYGAAEYAVKSSPTHPYPNRITAEFQSGGINADHAIPSASLNIVDSGVYWQASYQEGRMLFNDSRIGKWGNGKDVSSDHRMVWVKAKF, encoded by the coding sequence ATGAAACTATTAAAAACTGCTGCAGCCTTGGCTGTCAGTGTTGCACTTCTTACTGGTTGTAATGATGACGATGTAAAGTATGTTGATCATACCGAAGTTAAAATTGCGACTTACAATCTCTCTTTTGATCGCAATACATTTGCAGATTTAGTTGCAGAGATGGCACTGACTTCAGCTGAACAAACTGCATTAGTCTCAGCTTACATTGAAGATCGTGAGGCGATGGAGCCTGCGGATAAAACCACTGCTGAAAAAGTTATTCAGATCCGTAACGTTGCAGCGATTATTCAGAAGAATCGTCCTGATGTGTTAATGATGGGTGAATATAATAACGATGGTACAGGCGAAGATCTAACGGCACTGAAAGACTTCCAAACAAACTATCTGTCAGTTGCCCAAAGTCTTGATGGCGCGGGTGGTGAAGCGAACTTAGAGCCGATTGAATACCCATTTGCTGAAAGCTACGCAACTAATACTGGCCGCTTAAGCGGGTTCGACTTGAATAACGATGGCTATGTTGCGACAAAAGAGGACGTTAACTCTTTTGATTATGCCAATGATGCTTGGGGTTTTGGTAAATACCACGGTCAATACGCTTTCGCGCTGATGTCTAAATATGAAATCGATACTAAAAACACCCGTACTTTCCAAAACTTCAAATGGAAAGATCTTGAAGGTGCAACTATCCCAACTATCACTAATTGTGAAGATGAAAAGAACCCTATTCCTGATGGTATGATCTGTGGCGAAGAGTGGTATACAGCTGAAGAGTGGCAACAGATGACACTGTCGTCTAAAAACCACGTAGATGCACCAATCTTAGTGTCGACTAAAGATGGCATTGAGACGATCCATATCCTGATGTCTCACCCAACGCCGCCGGTATTTGATACAGGTAAAAACTTGGTACAGAATGCGGCAGAAGTTAAATTTTGGCATAACTACGTAACCAACGCACAAGACTTTTACGATGATGCTGGCAACACTGGCGCACTAAAAGAAGGTGCGCACTTTGTGATTGTGGGCGACCAAAACCTTGATGCGGCAACGGGTGCGGGTGATGGCTTAACAGAGGTTATGGCTGAGCTACATGCTGACCCTGTCGTGAACCAAAATGTGACTAACGGTGACCTGTATCCTACAAGTTATGGTGCTGCAGAGTATGCCGTTAAGTCAAGTCCAACTCACCCATACCCAAATCGTATTACCGCTGAATTCCAAAGCGGTGGTATTAATGCTGACCACGCCATTCCTTCTGCGTCGCTAAATATTGTAGACTCAGGTGTATACTGGCAAGCAAGTTACCAAGAAGGCCGTATGCTATTTAACGATAGCCGTATAGGCAAGTGGGGTAATGGTAAGGACGTTTCTTCTGACCACCGCATGGTTTGGGTTAAAGCTAAATTCTAA
- a CDS encoding YbhB/YbcL family Raf kinase inhibitor-like protein, translated as MGFALCDLTVTSTAFNQLGEIPNTHTGEAENRSPQLSWANIPDGCQSFAVVCHDPDAPRVNADGTYGYVHWVVYNIPSDIHQLEEDSNLYTSGLNDFGRGGYGGPMPPKGHGIHLYYFWVLALDTQLELPEGLSMRELLAKVEPNLIGMNRLVGSYQRD; from the coding sequence ATGGGCTTTGCGCTTTGCGATCTCACCGTAACCAGTACCGCGTTTAATCAGCTAGGTGAAATTCCTAATACACACACAGGAGAGGCTGAAAACCGCTCCCCACAGCTCAGCTGGGCAAACATTCCTGATGGCTGCCAATCTTTTGCCGTTGTGTGCCATGACCCCGATGCCCCACGAGTCAACGCCGACGGAACATACGGCTATGTACATTGGGTTGTTTACAATATCCCGTCTGATATTCACCAACTTGAAGAAGATAGCAACCTCTATACCTCAGGACTGAACGATTTTGGACGAGGTGGTTACGGCGGCCCAATGCCACCTAAAGGCCATGGCATACACCTATATTACTTTTGGGTTTTGGCACTGGATACACAATTGGAGCTTCCCGAAGGCTTAAGCATGCGAGAATTGCTAGCCAAGGTTGAGCCAAATTTAATTGGCATGAACCGCTTAGTCGGAAGCTATCAGCGAGACTGA
- a CDS encoding thiol:disulfide interchange protein DsbA/DsbL — protein sequence MKPFKQSLGRIFIIFTMLCLPWQSASAAPYQEGVDYVKIAGIPESSTPVVREFFSYNCGHCYRQDPFFEQTAHLLGDDIKFDRTPVGAGRTSWILSQEAYYLAQKFNVTKQVHGNIFTRIHEQEGAFTRPEQLRDFFVSQGLNAKEVEAAMNSTDAKLALMNYDTQAQLAEIRGVPSLVVNGKYLVKNPGKTPEDLAKLVRYLSTLEEDNKP from the coding sequence ATGAAGCCGTTTAAACAATCACTTGGTCGCATCTTTATTATTTTCACCATGTTATGTCTACCTTGGCAAAGTGCATCGGCAGCGCCTTATCAAGAAGGCGTAGATTATGTCAAAATAGCTGGGATCCCAGAGAGTTCGACACCCGTAGTCCGAGAGTTTTTTTCATATAATTGTGGTCATTGTTACCGCCAAGATCCTTTCTTCGAACAGACCGCACACCTTCTCGGCGATGACATTAAGTTTGACCGAACGCCTGTCGGCGCAGGGCGTACTAGTTGGATCTTAAGCCAAGAGGCTTATTACTTGGCGCAAAAGTTTAATGTGACGAAGCAAGTACACGGTAATATTTTCACTCGTATTCATGAGCAAGAGGGCGCTTTTACTCGTCCTGAACAGTTAAGGGACTTTTTTGTAAGCCAAGGGCTAAATGCAAAAGAGGTTGAAGCGGCGATGAATTCTACTGACGCTAAGCTTGCCTTGATGAACTACGATACCCAAGCACAACTAGCCGAAATTCGTGGTGTACCATCACTAGTGGTTAACGGTAAATATCTGGTAAAGAACCCAGGTAAGACACCCGAGGATTTAGCCAAGCTTGTCCGTTACTTGAGTACACTTGAGGAAGACAACAAGCCTTAA
- a CDS encoding SDR family oxidoreductase, giving the protein MIKSVCIVGCGWFGLPLAKALVAHGVTVFGSKRELSQALALKELGIDGFRLDLDDDVHLQDDSAEITQMLATDCLIINIPPGLRKAPDAYLQRLTNLKQLIGDHSYKKLIFVSTTGVYPSIEGMFTECVEQDAKAHSEISEKLLQAEALFVDNANACIVRFAGLVGPKRHPGRFLAGKTGLPGANSAVNLVHLNDCIVAVTTLLFNPAASTVYNVCAPNHPTRQGFYPKAASDLGLAAPQFVDDGVESKLTGKSISSDRLIIEFSFEYQFSDPMDMLTAC; this is encoded by the coding sequence ATGATTAAATCCGTTTGTATTGTTGGCTGTGGCTGGTTCGGGCTTCCACTCGCTAAGGCATTGGTCGCCCATGGGGTGACTGTTTTTGGCAGTAAACGAGAGTTATCTCAAGCACTGGCATTGAAAGAGCTGGGTATCGATGGCTTTAGGCTTGATTTAGATGACGATGTGCATCTGCAAGACGATAGCGCAGAGATCACGCAGATGTTGGCTACAGACTGTTTAATCATCAATATCCCTCCCGGACTAAGAAAAGCTCCTGACGCTTATTTGCAGCGACTGACTAACTTAAAACAACTCATCGGCGATCATAGCTATAAAAAGCTTATTTTTGTCAGTACAACGGGCGTCTATCCGTCTATAGAGGGGATGTTTACTGAGTGTGTTGAACAAGATGCTAAGGCTCACTCTGAGATCAGTGAAAAACTATTACAAGCAGAAGCATTGTTTGTCGATAATGCCAACGCTTGTATTGTTCGTTTTGCCGGGCTTGTCGGCCCTAAGCGGCACCCTGGACGTTTCCTTGCGGGTAAAACTGGACTTCCCGGCGCTAATAGCGCAGTAAACCTGGTTCATCTTAATGACTGCATTGTTGCGGTGACGACGCTATTGTTTAATCCAGCAGCAAGCACCGTTTATAATGTGTGCGCACCGAATCACCCGACACGACAAGGTTTTTACCCAAAAGCGGCGAGTGACTTGGGCTTAGCGGCACCACAATTTGTCGATGATGGCGTAGAGAGTAAGCTTACTGGTAAGTCTATTAGCAGTGATAGATTGATTATAGAGTTCAGTTTCGAGTATCAATTTAGCGATCCAATGGATATGCTGACAGCATGCTAA
- a CDS encoding HD-GYP domain-containing protein: MSKAAELQIPLSELKVGMTVKLPLSWTDHPFLFNQIEIEKSAHIELIKTLNVSYVTLIGGGELLTDDVAPEVEEVSPTPEQVAADSKILVRKSIRMGQQRFTKGASDCRATFSKLGADPQGAYRSAATLVEELMDHLKETDTPHLALVNPGEDISVNQHGVSIAVLSMMIGQALAMNHSQLRDIAMGSLFHDIGKLKVPDVIRRKKNNLSDHEINFLNMHPNFGYDMLDKLGLFSSEALDIVQHHHEWVDGSGFPHGLKGKQIALTTQVVSLVNDFDRLLRGGEGRSPQVALGYLFKNRVGKHEAELISTLVKVLGIYPPGTMVQLSDGQVAKVMITTSEVQKPIVWSCTLDGQNARLRFLAEESEDIIGVLKADELSSSALKTLDGNSTVSFYFSSL, from the coding sequence ATGTCAAAGGCGGCAGAGTTGCAAATCCCTTTGTCAGAGTTGAAAGTGGGTATGACAGTGAAGTTACCACTTTCATGGACGGATCATCCCTTTCTATTTAATCAAATAGAGATAGAGAAATCGGCTCATATAGAGTTAATTAAGACCTTAAATGTGTCTTACGTTACCTTGATCGGCGGCGGTGAACTGTTAACTGATGATGTTGCTCCCGAAGTTGAAGAAGTCTCGCCAACGCCGGAGCAGGTCGCTGCGGACTCCAAGATATTAGTCAGAAAATCCATTCGAATGGGTCAGCAACGGTTTACCAAAGGCGCGAGTGATTGCCGGGCGACATTTTCAAAACTCGGTGCCGACCCCCAAGGTGCTTATCGTAGCGCTGCGACCCTAGTCGAAGAGCTGATGGATCACCTAAAAGAGACGGATACTCCCCATTTAGCATTGGTCAATCCCGGTGAAGATATCTCAGTCAATCAACATGGCGTGTCGATTGCGGTATTATCCATGATGATAGGCCAAGCTCTTGCAATGAACCATTCGCAGCTACGTGATATCGCCATGGGCTCGCTGTTTCATGATATTGGTAAGCTGAAGGTGCCTGATGTGATTAGGCGCAAGAAAAACAACCTGTCAGATCATGAAATTAACTTTTTAAATATGCACCCTAACTTTGGCTATGACATGCTCGATAAACTGGGCCTGTTCTCTAGTGAGGCCTTAGATATTGTGCAGCATCACCATGAGTGGGTCGATGGCAGTGGTTTTCCTCATGGGCTAAAAGGCAAACAGATAGCGCTCACGACTCAAGTCGTCAGTTTAGTTAATGATTTCGATCGTTTACTTAGAGGGGGGGAAGGGCGCTCGCCGCAGGTGGCATTGGGTTACCTATTTAAGAATCGGGTCGGTAAACATGAGGCCGAGTTAATCTCAACCTTAGTTAAAGTACTAGGGATCTATCCTCCAGGTACTATGGTGCAGCTTAGTGATGGTCAAGTGGCCAAAGTGATGATAACCACTTCAGAGGTTCAAAAGCCCATAGTGTGGAGTTGTACACTTGACGGACAAAATGCAAGATTACGTTTTTTGGCCGAAGAGTCTGAAGATATTATCGGGGTACTTAAGGCTGATGAGCTATCATCTTCGGCGCTTAAAACCCTCGATGGTAACTCGACTGTCAGTTTTTACTTTAGTAGTTTGTAG
- a CDS encoding DUF2919 domain-containing protein: MNFSHITWLDDKGHVKPPLMLYLLLVFIARGWCVFIASLTQASDRAALVELFYPHKSDFLMALAAGAGALVVYGAVIAERKRAPNWVRPIFPYMKWLLVLLLFIDGGLLIQRVLHTYYVYSWSIGLDALLLFWSALYLYKSKRLKLYFSDWKENDCKEKSKKKTLQAASKES, translated from the coding sequence TTGAATTTTAGTCATATCACTTGGCTCGATGATAAAGGTCATGTAAAGCCGCCATTGATGCTTTATTTATTGTTGGTATTTATCGCACGTGGTTGGTGCGTGTTTATCGCATCGCTCACTCAGGCCAGCGATAGAGCCGCGTTGGTCGAACTGTTTTATCCCCACAAAAGTGACTTCTTGATGGCATTGGCCGCAGGTGCTGGCGCCTTAGTTGTTTATGGCGCTGTTATTGCTGAGAGAAAGCGTGCACCCAATTGGGTTAGACCAATCTTTCCCTATATGAAATGGCTACTGGTGCTGTTGCTATTTATCGATGGCGGCTTACTTATCCAGCGTGTGTTGCATACTTACTATGTCTACAGTTGGAGTATTGGCTTAGATGCACTGCTGCTATTCTGGAGTGCTTTGTACCTCTATAAATCAAAGCGTTTGAAGCTGTACTTTAGTGATTGGAAAGAAAATGATTGCAAGGAAAAGAGTAAAAAAAAGACGCTGCAAGCAGCGTCTAAAGAATCTTAA
- the ligA gene encoding NAD-dependent DNA ligase LigA — MQAIQTEIAQLTAELNQHNYRYYVDDSPSIPDSEYDRLLNRLKALETEHPQFCLADSPTQRVGGEALAKFEQIQHLKPMLSLDNVFDEQEFTAFNQRITDKTGSISYCCEPKLDGLAVSITYRDGVFERAATRGDGQTGENITENVRTIKSIPLRLRGDNFPLLVEVRGEVIMPHKAFDALNERARAKGEKLFVNPRNAAAGSLRQLDSKITASRALGFYAYALGVVEPESWELADSHYGQLEQLRSWGVPVSQEVKVCDSVAQVIEYYNDIQQRRSSLEFEIDGVVIKVNQIAHQLSLGFVAKAPRWATAFKFPAQEEMTLLEGVDFQVGRTGAVTPVARLKPVFVGGVTVSNATLHNADEIARLGVKVGDTIIIRRAGDVIPQIVAVVAEKRPDDAKEISFPARCPVCDSEVERVEGEAVARCTGGLFCEAQRKEAIKHFASRKALDIDGMGDKVVEQLIDKELVQSPADLFKLTASAMTMLERMGMKSATKLVAAIDVAKQTTFARFLYALGIREVGEATAANLAAYFKTLDALKAANEETFIKVDDVGTIVAAHLAHFLAQPHNLEVIDKLIEAGVHWPAIEEVAEEDLSLKGQTWVLTGTLTQLNRNDAKAKLQLLGAKVAGSVSKNTDCLVAGAAAGSKLAKAQELGVKVIDEEALIAILS, encoded by the coding sequence ATGCAAGCTATTCAAACTGAAATTGCTCAGCTCACCGCTGAACTTAATCAACACAACTACCGCTACTATGTTGATGACAGTCCCTCTATTCCCGACTCGGAATACGACCGCTTATTGAACAGGCTGAAAGCGCTAGAGACTGAGCATCCACAATTTTGTCTTGCCGACTCTCCGACACAAAGGGTCGGCGGCGAGGCATTAGCTAAGTTTGAGCAAATTCAACATTTGAAACCTATGCTCAGCCTAGATAACGTCTTTGATGAACAAGAATTTACCGCGTTTAATCAACGTATTACTGATAAAACGGGCAGTATAAGTTACTGCTGTGAACCTAAGCTGGATGGCCTTGCGGTAAGTATTACTTACCGTGATGGTGTGTTTGAGCGAGCGGCGACCCGTGGTGATGGTCAGACTGGTGAGAATATCACCGAAAACGTGCGCACGATTAAATCGATCCCACTGCGATTACGTGGTGATAACTTTCCGCTGCTAGTTGAAGTACGTGGTGAAGTGATTATGCCGCACAAGGCGTTTGATGCACTCAATGAACGTGCTCGTGCCAAAGGTGAGAAATTGTTCGTAAACCCACGCAACGCTGCGGCGGGTAGCCTGCGCCAGTTAGACAGTAAGATCACCGCCAGTCGCGCTTTAGGCTTTTATGCTTATGCGTTAGGAGTGGTGGAGCCGGAATCTTGGGAGCTCGCCGACAGTCATTATGGTCAGCTTGAACAACTGCGTTCTTGGGGCGTACCCGTTAGCCAAGAGGTTAAAGTGTGTGACTCAGTCGCTCAGGTGATAGAATATTACAATGACATTCAACAGCGCCGCAGCAGCTTAGAGTTCGAAATTGACGGTGTGGTGATTAAGGTTAACCAAATTGCTCATCAATTGAGTCTAGGTTTTGTCGCCAAAGCACCGCGCTGGGCAACAGCATTTAAGTTTCCTGCGCAAGAAGAGATGACGCTATTAGAGGGCGTCGACTTTCAGGTTGGCCGTACTGGTGCGGTGACACCGGTGGCGCGCTTAAAGCCTGTGTTTGTCGGTGGTGTAACCGTATCAAATGCAACCTTACATAACGCAGATGAAATAGCCAGACTTGGCGTAAAAGTGGGTGATACCATCATTATCCGCCGCGCGGGTGACGTGATCCCGCAGATTGTTGCGGTTGTGGCGGAAAAGCGTCCTGATGATGCAAAAGAGATTAGCTTCCCTGCACGTTGTCCTGTGTGTGACAGTGAAGTTGAGCGCGTCGAAGGTGAAGCGGTTGCACGCTGCACTGGTGGACTATTTTGTGAAGCGCAGCGTAAAGAGGCGATTAAGCACTTTGCATCACGCAAGGCGTTAGATATCGATGGTATGGGCGACAAGGTTGTCGAGCAGCTTATCGATAAAGAGTTAGTCCAAAGTCCAGCCGATCTATTTAAGTTGACCGCATCTGCCATGACGATGCTAGAGCGTATGGGAATGAAGTCGGCGACTAAGCTTGTTGCGGCTATCGATGTCGCTAAACAAACCACGTTTGCTCGCTTCCTTTATGCGCTAGGAATACGCGAAGTGGGTGAGGCGACAGCTGCGAACTTGGCGGCATACTTTAAGACGCTCGATGCACTCAAAGCGGCAAATGAGGAAACCTTTATTAAGGTCGATGATGTCGGCACCATTGTGGCGGCGCACTTAGCTCACTTTCTTGCCCAGCCACATAACTTGGAAGTCATTGATAAGCTGATTGAAGCAGGCGTACATTGGCCAGCAATTGAAGAGGTTGCAGAAGAAGACCTTTCTCTGAAAGGGCAAACTTGGGTATTAACAGGAACCTTAACTCAATTAAACCGAAATGACGCCAAAGCCAAGCTACAGTTGTTAGGTGCTAAGGTGGCGGGTAGCGTATCGAAAAATACTGATTGTCTCGTTGCTGGTGCCGCTGCTGGGTCAAAACTGGCTAAGGCGCAGGAGCTAGGGGTTAAGGTTATCGATGAAGAAGCCTTGATTGCTATCTTGTCATAG
- the zipA gene encoding cell division protein ZipA, whose protein sequence is MENLQLVLLLIGAIAIIAVLVHGFWSIRKQQPKGYKQGSMVGINRERRDAEGFDNDGIGEVRVVKSTPAEAETSKPDVNEQAPQFIEPVEEAFELSQAPAIKVNKTRVEPSLSAEAPAFTAEAPVQESLFATDEPLLAEPVIEARQAPLDVAPQEPVVDEPKQVATEALGEPQDVLVLHVVAKEGKELSGAELLPCLLTLNFKFGDLNIFHRHEDNAGTGKVLFSMANMVKPGVFDPDNMEQFSTQGVVLFMTLPCYGDALMNFSIMLNSAHQIADDLGGVLLDGGRDEWLESTKQNYIQRIRAQA, encoded by the coding sequence ATGGAAAATTTGCAGCTGGTATTGCTTCTTATAGGTGCGATAGCCATTATCGCCGTACTTGTGCATGGTTTTTGGTCCATTAGAAAGCAGCAGCCTAAAGGGTACAAACAGGGCTCGATGGTCGGTATCAATCGTGAACGTCGTGATGCTGAAGGTTTCGATAACGATGGGATTGGTGAAGTTAGAGTCGTTAAGTCAACTCCTGCCGAGGCTGAAACGAGCAAGCCCGATGTTAACGAACAAGCGCCACAGTTCATAGAGCCAGTTGAAGAAGCGTTTGAGTTGAGTCAGGCTCCTGCGATTAAGGTGAATAAAACACGAGTTGAGCCTTCTTTGTCAGCAGAGGCTCCCGCTTTTACTGCAGAAGCTCCTGTACAAGAGTCTTTGTTCGCAACTGATGAGCCTTTATTGGCTGAGCCCGTTATCGAAGCTCGTCAGGCACCTTTAGATGTTGCACCACAAGAGCCCGTTGTAGATGAGCCAAAGCAAGTGGCTACCGAAGCGTTAGGTGAACCACAAGACGTGTTAGTCCTACATGTTGTGGCTAAAGAGGGAAAGGAGCTAAGTGGCGCCGAGTTGCTGCCATGTCTGCTAACGCTTAACTTTAAGTTTGGTGATTTAAATATTTTCCACCGTCATGAAGATAATGCGGGTACTGGAAAGGTACTGTTTTCGATGGCGAATATGGTTAAGCCTGGTGTATTTGACCCAGATAATATGGAACAATTTAGCACTCAAGGTGTGGTGTTATTTATGACGCTACCTTGTTATGGTGATGCGTTAATGAACTTCTCCATCATGCTTAACTCTGCTCATCAAATCGCCGATGATTTAGGAGGTGTGCTACTCGATGGTGGCCGCGATGAGTGGTTAGAGAGTACCAAGCAAAACTATATCCAGCGGATCAGAGCGCAGGCCTAA